A window of Magnetospirillum sp. WYHS-4 contains these coding sequences:
- a CDS encoding MFS transporter, which yields MARPVWLTPTVVVLILSGAVVMSASLGARQPLGLILEPLSAERHWPFATFSLAVALQNLLWGLFQPFAGAAADRWGAARVAIFGALAYALGLAMVASDDELLTVVGLGVVAGAGIAATTFSVVLGAVGRAVGPEHRSSALGLASATGSFGMMLAIPLSNYLIAAHGVDVTLLVLAGICLASIPFAWVLGRAEAAGGPPSSGIGLREALKEAMGHRGYRLLVLGFFVCGFQIAFVAVHLPNYLQLCGMGAGAGATALLTIGLFNVLGSWLAGQLGARFRSKYVLSAIYLGRVLAVIAFVWSPKSEASLIAFTAAMGLMWLSTVPLTSGLVALLFGPRHMGSLFGVVFLSHQVGAFVGSWAGGAVYDATLSYDAMWMVTAALGLLATLLHLPIADHAVAREAG from the coding sequence ATGGCCCGTCCCGTCTGGCTGACGCCGACCGTCGTCGTTCTCATCCTGTCGGGCGCGGTGGTGATGAGCGCGTCGCTGGGGGCGCGCCAACCGCTTGGGCTGATACTGGAGCCCCTGTCGGCGGAGCGGCACTGGCCGTTCGCCACCTTCTCGCTGGCCGTCGCCCTGCAGAACCTGCTGTGGGGCCTGTTCCAGCCCTTTGCCGGCGCAGCCGCCGACCGCTGGGGGGCGGCGCGGGTCGCCATCTTCGGCGCACTCGCCTACGCCCTGGGCTTGGCGATGGTGGCGAGCGACGACGAACTGCTGACCGTGGTCGGCCTGGGTGTCGTCGCCGGGGCCGGCATCGCCGCCACCACCTTTTCCGTGGTCCTGGGGGCCGTCGGGCGGGCCGTGGGGCCGGAACACCGCTCGTCCGCCCTGGGCCTGGCCAGCGCCACCGGTTCTTTCGGCATGATGCTGGCCATACCCCTGTCCAATTACCTGATCGCCGCCCACGGGGTCGACGTCACGCTGCTCGTCCTGGCCGGCATCTGCCTGGCTTCCATCCCCTTCGCCTGGGTCCTGGGCCGGGCCGAGGCGGCGGGCGGTCCGCCGTCGTCCGGCATCGGCTTACGGGAAGCCTTGAAGGAAGCGATGGGCCATCGCGGCTACCGGCTTCTGGTTCTGGGATTCTTCGTCTGCGGCTTCCAGATCGCCTTCGTCGCCGTCCATCTGCCCAACTACCTGCAGCTTTGCGGCATGGGGGCCGGGGCGGGGGCCACGGCGCTGCTGACCATCGGCCTGTTCAACGTCCTGGGGTCCTGGCTAGCCGGGCAACTGGGGGCGCGGTTCCGGTCCAAGTACGTGCTGTCGGCCATCTACCTGGGGCGGGTGCTGGCGGTGATCGCCTTCGTCTGGAGCCCCAAGAGCGAGGCCTCGTTGATCGCCTTCACCGCCGCCATGGGACTCATGTGGCTGAGCACCGTGCCGCTGACCAGCGGGCTGGTGGCCCTATTGTTCGGGCCCCGCCACATGGGATCGCTGTTCGGCGTGGTCTTCCTGTCCCACCAGGTGGGCGCCTTCGTGGGGTCCTGGGCCGGTGGGGCGGTCTACGACGCGACCCTGTCCTACGACGCCATGTGGATGGTCACCGCCGCCCTGGGCCTGCTCGCCACCTTGCTGCACTTGCCGATCGCCGACCATGCGGTGGCGCGGGAAGCAGGGTAG
- a CDS encoding UDP-glucose/GDP-mannose dehydrogenase family protein: MRIAMIGSGYVGLVSGACFSEFGVNVVCVDKDEAKIAALKKGRIPIYEPGLDDLVESNVRAKRLSFTTDIKAAVREADAVFIAVGTPTRRGDGHADLSYVHAAAKEIAEAMQGYTVIVNKSTVPVGTGDEVEKIVRETRPDAEFDVISNPEFLREGSAINDFMRPDRVVIGTDSERARQVMRKLYRPLYLIETPILFTARRTAELIKYAGNTFLAMKITFINEIADLCEKVGADVHDVAKGIGLDGRIGKKFLHPGPGYGGSCFPKDTLALVHTAQDFGSPLRIIETVVDINDKRKKAMAGRVVAACGGSVAGKTVAVLGLTFKPNTDDMRDAPSLDIVPALVAAGARVRAYDPEGMAEARKMLDGIEWCDDAYATLPGAEVLVIVTEWNEFRSLDLDRVKSMMKAPVVVDMRNVYSPKDMADAGFAYTCIGRPTAVGGP, from the coding sequence ATGCGCATCGCGATGATCGGCAGCGGCTACGTGGGGCTCGTCTCGGGGGCCTGTTTCTCCGAGTTCGGCGTCAACGTGGTCTGCGTGGACAAGGACGAGGCCAAGATCGCGGCCCTGAAAAAGGGACGCATCCCCATCTATGAACCGGGCCTCGATGACCTTGTCGAAAGCAACGTGCGCGCCAAGCGGCTGTCCTTCACCACCGACATCAAGGCCGCGGTGCGGGAGGCCGACGCCGTCTTCATCGCGGTGGGCACCCCGACCCGGCGGGGCGACGGGCATGCCGATCTTTCCTATGTCCATGCCGCCGCCAAGGAAATCGCCGAGGCCATGCAGGGCTACACGGTGATCGTCAACAAGTCGACGGTTCCCGTGGGCACCGGCGACGAGGTGGAAAAGATCGTCCGCGAGACCCGTCCCGACGCGGAATTCGATGTGATCTCCAACCCCGAGTTCCTGCGCGAGGGCTCGGCGATCAACGACTTCATGCGCCCCGACCGGGTGGTGATCGGCACCGATTCCGAACGGGCGCGCCAAGTGATGCGCAAGCTCTACCGGCCGCTCTACCTGATCGAGACGCCGATTCTGTTCACCGCGCGGCGCACCGCCGAACTCATCAAATACGCCGGCAACACCTTCCTTGCCATGAAGATCACCTTCATCAACGAAATCGCCGATTTGTGCGAGAAGGTGGGCGCCGACGTCCACGACGTGGCCAAGGGCATCGGCCTGGACGGTCGCATCGGCAAGAAGTTCCTGCATCCGGGGCCCGGCTACGGCGGGTCCTGCTTTCCCAAGGATACCCTGGCCCTGGTCCATACCGCCCAGGACTTCGGCAGCCCCTTGCGCATCATCGAGACCGTGGTCGACATCAACGACAAGCGCAAGAAGGCCATGGCCGGGCGCGTCGTCGCCGCCTGCGGCGGCTCGGTCGCCGGCAAGACGGTGGCGGTACTGGGCCTCACCTTCAAGCCCAACACCGACGACATGCGCGACGCCCCCAGCCTGGACATCGTGCCCGCGCTGGTGGCCGCCGGCGCCCGCGTGCGCGCCTACGATCCGGAAGGGATGGCCGAGGCCAGAAAGATGCTGGACGGCATCGAATGGTGCGATGACGCCTACGCCACCCTGCCCGGCGCCGAGGTCCTGGTGATCGTCACCGAATGGAACGAGTTCCGCTCCTTGGATCTGGACCGGGTCAAGTCGATGATGAAGGCCCCGGTGGTGGTCGACATGCGGAACGTGTATTCGCCCAAAGACATGGCGGATGCAGGATTCGCCTATACCTGCATCGGGCGGCCGACAGCGGTGGGGGGCCCGTAG